The following are encoded in a window of Halosolutus halophilus genomic DNA:
- a CDS encoding DUF7344 domain-containing protein: MNATHISSEEQGEQGSNDEADAPSEEPAFSKDEIFHLLQNERRRMVLRYLRGTEGPVRMRDIAEQVAAWEHDTTVEELTSTQRQRVYIPLYQSHLTKLDEAGVIDYQQNRGIVERKPLADRVDTYLELEPTDEPSAETGTDGAHWGDYYIGATVVGYVVLLGAVMELPFTSFLSGIGLSALILILYTVLTIGWNIN; encoded by the coding sequence ATGAACGCGACACATATCAGCTCAGAAGAACAGGGTGAGCAGGGTTCGAATGACGAAGCTGACGCCCCCTCTGAAGAGCCAGCCTTCTCGAAAGACGAAATCTTTCATCTCCTGCAAAACGAACGCCGTCGTATGGTTCTCCGGTACCTTCGCGGGACCGAAGGTCCCGTCCGCATGCGCGACATCGCGGAACAGGTCGCTGCGTGGGAACACGATACGACCGTCGAAGAACTCACGTCGACGCAGCGCCAGCGCGTCTACATCCCCCTCTACCAGTCTCATCTCACGAAACTCGACGAGGCGGGCGTCATCGACTACCAGCAGAACCGCGGTATCGTCGAGCGAAAGCCCCTCGCGGACCGGGTCGATACGTACCTCGAGCTGGAACCGACCGACGAACCGTCCGCCGAGACGGGAACTGACGGGGCCCACTGGGGCGACTACTACATCGGAGCGACGGTCGTCGGCTACGTCGTCCTGCTGGGTGCCGTGATGGAACTGCCGTTCACCTCGTTCCTCTCCGGGATCGGTCTCAGCGCACTGATCCTGATCCTCTATACGGTGCTCACGATCGGCTGGAACATCAACTGA
- a CDS encoding DUF1616 domain-containing protein has translation MSDSNWWFSDQAIVIAITGALTYGIFSGIGGVARIALAIPLVLFLPGYALVSALFPDRPTDDYQSFDEEKTGLGNPLLVDGGLEAVERFVLSVAFSVALVPAITLFASVTPGVLSVEPVLSGLSVLTIVLALIAIGSRYRCAPDRRYVPSLSAAPLFFTRTRPSLYSGPNHRPYNAAIVVGLILLLASAGFAVANPPQHDGFTEFAIETENVTGETETMYESNYTAGETQELTATITNREHEERSYTTVVLLQRVSYDDGNATVHETAELDRKSVTVPDGATHEQTLNVTPTMREGELRLTLLLYDGEPSSEPAADDAYRVIRLPIEVE, from the coding sequence ATGAGCGACTCCAACTGGTGGTTTTCCGATCAGGCGATCGTCATCGCGATCACTGGTGCACTCACGTACGGCATATTTTCCGGCATCGGGGGCGTTGCACGAATCGCGCTAGCAATCCCGCTCGTCCTCTTTCTTCCCGGGTACGCGCTCGTCTCGGCGCTCTTTCCGGACAGGCCGACCGACGACTACCAGTCGTTCGACGAAGAGAAGACGGGCCTCGGAAATCCCCTGCTGGTTGACGGAGGACTCGAAGCGGTCGAACGGTTCGTCCTGTCAGTTGCCTTCAGCGTTGCGCTCGTCCCGGCGATCACCCTTTTCGCGTCCGTAACCCCAGGGGTTTTGTCGGTCGAACCGGTTCTCTCTGGACTTTCAGTGCTCACTATCGTCCTCGCACTAATCGCGATCGGTTCTCGCTATCGGTGTGCGCCCGATCGGCGGTACGTTCCGTCGCTCTCCGCTGCGCCGCTGTTTTTCACTCGAACGCGGCCGTCGCTCTACAGTGGACCGAACCACCGACCGTACAACGCCGCGATCGTGGTCGGCCTGATCCTGTTGCTCGCGAGCGCCGGATTCGCGGTCGCGAACCCGCCCCAACACGACGGGTTCACGGAGTTCGCGATCGAAACCGAGAACGTCACCGGCGAGACCGAGACGATGTACGAATCGAACTACACCGCCGGAGAGACCCAGGAACTTACTGCCACGATCACGAACCGCGAACACGAAGAACGGTCCTACACGACCGTCGTGTTGCTCCAGCGAGTGAGCTACGACGATGGGAACGCCACCGTCCACGAGACGGCCGAACTGGATCGGAAGTCGGTGACGGTTCCGGACGGTGCGACACACGAGCAAACCCTCAACGTAACCCCGACGATGCGGGAGGGGGAGTTGCGGCTGACACTGCTCCTGTACGACGGCGAGCCGTCGAGTGAGCCCGCTGCCGACGACGCCTACCGCGTGATTCGGCTCCCGATCGAAGTCGAGTAG